The genomic DNA TCGTCGAGCCCACGCAACTCCGCGTGGCTCCCTCCCAGGCGGGCGCCCTCACGTTCCGCATCACGGTCCCGGGGCTCTCCGCCCACGCGTGCGTGCGCGAAGAGGGCGTGAGCGCCTTCGAGAAGTTCCTTCCGATTCATGCCGCGCTGCTGGACCTGGAACGGGAGAGGAACCGGGAGGTGCAAGACCCCCTGTACCGCCGCTACCGCCTCCCGTTTGCCCTGAGCCTGGGACGGATCGAGGCGGGGAACTGGTCGTCCTCGGTCCCGGAGAGCCTCGTCGCGGAAGGCCGCCTGGGCGTGAGGGTGGGCGAGGATCCGGAGGCCGCGCGGAAGGCCCTCGAAGTCGCGGTCCGTCGTGCCGCGTCCGCGGATGCATGGCTCCGAGACCACCCCGTCAAGGTGGAGTGGTGGGGCGGCCAGTTCCACCCCGCCTCGGTCCCCATCGATCACCCGCTCCCGCAGACGGTGGCTGGTGCGCTCGCGGATGCGAGCGGATCCGCGGCGGCGTTTGAAGGGATGACGTACGGGTCGGACATGCGTCTCCTGATCCACGTGGGGAAGACGCCCGCGGTCCTGTTCGGCCCGGGAGACGTGCGGCACGCCCATCGGCCCAACGAATCCGTGAGCCTCTCGGACCTGCGGACGATGGCCCGGACGTTGGCGCTGACCGTGTTGCGGTTCTGCGGTGCCTTCGCGTGAAGGTCCGGCTCACCAGTGTTCCCAGTGCAGGACTTCGTCGAGCGCGAGTCGCTCCGGGGGCGCTGGGTTCTCCGCGGGCCACCCGAGCGCCACCAACGTGACGGGCCGTGCGTATCGCGGGAGGTGCAGGACTTGGCGCACCTCGTCCTCGTTGAAGGAGCCCATCCAGACGGCACCGAGACCTCGCTCGTGCGCGGCGAGCAGGAACGTCTGGGTGGCCGCCGCCGCATCCTGGACGGAGAAGAGTTCCCGCCCCCGCGGGCCGTACTTCGCGATTCGCTTTGCGTTCGTGCAGATGACCAGGACCGCCGCGGCCAGAGCGAGCTCGGTCTGATCCGCCGCCTGAGCGAGAGCGTCTTTCGTCTTCTCGTCCCTCACGACGATGAAGTCCCGCGCCTGCAGGTTCCCCGCGGAGGGCGCCCAGTTGGCCAGATCCACGAGTTCGCGGAGGAGCGCCTCCGGGACGGGCGCCTTTTGGAACGCCCGGATGCTGCGCCGAGAGCGAATGATCGAAGCCAGGTCCATGGCCTGCGGAACCGCGGGGACAACCTTTCAACGTGAGGAAACGGTTGTAGTGACCGCGGCGAATCCGTTCGGTTCCTCAGGGATTCACCGATAGGCCTAAGTAACGCGCGCCGATAGGCCGGTCCGCTGCCGCAGTGGCTTAGTGGTATAGCGGCGCCTTGGTATCGCCGAATCCGCACGGATCCGGGGACAAACAGGCGCAGGTCGGGGGTTCAATTCCCCCCTGCGGCTTCTCCCCGCTGAAGCGCCGCATGGACGGGTCGGGCATGGAGAGCCGATCGTCAAAGTATCTGCCGGGGCGAGCGCACCCTCGGGCGTTCTGAGGAGGAGGAAGTCCGCAATCTCGCGGTGCCCGAGGGCAGGACCGTACGTTCGGACCTCACGTTCAGCCCACGCCACGGTTCCTGGTGGTCCGGATCCCAAATACGACGGCCGCCGCCTTGACCGCGCTGCGGCGAACTTGCCTAGCGCACGACCTCTTCCACTTCGCGATACCAGGGCTTCGTGGTCCCCGCCTTGGCCCGCTTCTCCCAGTGTCGTCCCTTGGGCACGCGGTGGAGCGCCGCCTCCAGGGCTCCGATGCGGGCTTCGATGCGGGAGACCTGATCCGGCTTCATCCGTCCCTCCGCGACGAAGGTCCCCATGAGCTGCCGCGTCTTCGCGAGGTTTTGCGTTGCCTCGTACCAGAATCCCCAGTCGTCGGCAACGAGGCTCGAGATGTATCCCGCGTCGACGGCCTCCTTCTCGCCGTTTGCCGCGGGCTTCACATCGTGTCCGAAGAACAGGATCATCAGGTCCACAAGGTCCTTGCGCGCAATCTTGTGGATCTGCAGTTTCTCGAGCACGATGTCGGAAAGCGTGATCGTCGGGAAGTCGAGCTCCAGGCGGCCGTCACCCGGCTTCCGTCCGAACTCGACGTCGTGGCTGAACTCCAGTTTGTCCAGGAAGATGTCCACGTGGAACTTCCCGCCGCCTTCGTAATAGATGAGCCGCCGATCGCCGAAGAACCCGTTGACCATGCTGTCGGGCTTGAAGCCCATCTTCTCGAAGACCGAGCTGATCGACCGGCCCTGCTTCGCGTACCCCATGAGGTCGAGGTCCGTGAAGAGAGGCGTGCCCGCGCTCACGCGGCCGAGGGCGTGGAACAGGGAGATCGCATCGGGAATGTGCGCGGAGTGAGCGTAGATTGCGAGCGACCCTAGGATGCGGAGGGCCGTCCCTTCCGCATGGGCCGCCCGGACGATGTCCTCCGCGGCCTTCAGGAAGTCTTGGTCGCTCAGGGCCACGAACGTGGGTTCGTGGGCCATGTTCGGGTTCGGCGAGATCTTCTCCTCCCAGTTTCGCCTCGGTGACGGAGCGCACTGGCGGCGTGCTGCCGCGGCGGGGGGCTAGCGGCGCCGGCTTCTATAAGCTTGTCTCCATCGGAAGGAGAGGAGCGTCGTCTCGACGACCTCGGTCGTGGGCCATTCGAAAGCTTGAAAAGAGCCATGACGGTTCCTGTCACGGGGAAATTCGGGGAGGCGGAAAGACGGCAGGATCCGACGTCGACGTCTTCGCGAGACGCAGTGAGCCCGCGACGGGACAGGTACAGGTCTTCACGCGCCGGGCCTCAGGGCTCGTCCGGGTGATGTCTCCGTACTCGGCCTTCGCGTACAACATCTTGAATATCGGGATCATTTTCCCGTGGGTCTACATCGGAACGATCCCCTTCTTCCCGGACGCGAACGTCTGGGAGGGCATCGTGATCTGTGGGATCTTCACGGCGTTCCTGGCGGTGGTGTACGCGGGCCTCGCGTCCGCGATGCCTCGGACGGGCGGCGACTATGTGTTCCAGAGCCGTACATTACGTCCGTGGTTCGGCTTCGCCACGGTTGCGATGATGATCATCACGTTCTTTTGCCAATGGCAAGCCCTCGCTGGCTGGCTCGTCTCGATCCTCGGTATGTATCCGTTGATCACGGGACTCGGCGTGACGATGAACAACACCACGCTCATCGCGTGGGGAGCGTGGTACATCACTCCGTGGGGCATCACAATCACCTCGTGGGTCTTCTCCACGATCGCGGCGCTGGTCCTGATCAAGAGCTTCCGCTGGTTCGTCCAGATCCAGTGGGTCATGTGGTACGGTTTCCTGCTGAGCTTCTTCCTCATGGTCGCACTGTTCCTCCTGACGCCGCACTCCGTGTTCGTGGATCGATACAACCACGCGGCAGCCCTCATCAACGGCCTGCCTGCGGGTAACTACTACAACCAGGTGATCCCGGGTGCCCAAGCGGCAGGGTTCAATCCCGCCAGCACGCTCGCCTTCGCGAGCACCCTCTTGGTCGTCCCCGTGGCACTCACGAGCCTGGGGTGGGTCGGATACGCCCAGGAGCAGGCGGGGGAGATCCAGGGCGCCCAGAGCCTCCGGAACCAGATGTTCATCAACTTCGGCGGCGGCGTCGTGAGCATGGTGATGATGGGAGTCCTCGCCTACGCGATGCTGGCAACGGTCGACCAGAACTGGCTCGCAGGGCTGGCGTTCCCGGGGAACGCCAACACGCTCATCCTCCCGTGGTTCAGCACTCTGGCCATGATGCTGACGGACAACCCGATTATCCTCGTCCTGATGATCTTCGGGATTCTGCTGAACGCGATTCAAATCGTGTTCAACGTGATTGTTGGCTGGACGCGTGTGGCCGTGGCCATGTCCATCGACGGCGTCCTGCCCAAGTTCGTGAGCAAGGTGAGCCCGCGGACACACACCCCGGTGAACGCGCACATCATCTTCCTGATCCTCGGAGGCTTCGTCTTCTCCGCGGTGTACAACCTAGTCCCGAACTACACGGTGTACACCCTGGCGGTGACCGCCGTCGCGACCGTGATGTACATCGGCACGGCGGTGGGCGGCGCGGTCTTCCCGTGGACGCGCAAAGAGGTCTACCGGACCGCCCCGATTTCGAAGTACAAGGTCGGCCCCATTCCGGTGATAACGATCTGCGGGGTCATCGCGGCGGTCTTCAGCGCCTGGATGCTGTACTACTTCCTGACGTATCCGTTCCTCGTCGGGATCGATTGGTCCAAGGGCATCCTGGGCAACTGGTTCCTGGTCGCCGTCGTCTTGGTCTTCGTCTTCTGGGTGGGGTACTACTTCCTCCGCCGGTGGTACTTGAGGACCATCGGGATTGAGCTGGAGCTCGCGTACAAGGAAGTGCCGCCCATCTAGGCGACAGGCGTCGCCGAGCCTCCGAGCATCGGGTCGCGAGCCCGGAGGCTCCTATCCTGACGTGAACTGGTAGCTCAGGACCCGGTCCCGCTCGAGGTTGATGATCGCGCCCCGGAGCGTCCCGGAGGTGTACTCGGAGCCGGGGTCCACGAGGACGCTCTTCTTGATCTTCGTCGCGTTCTTCGTTTCGTGGATGTGTCCATGGAGCCCCAAGAGCGGCTGGTGCTCCTCGATCGCCTGGCGGACCGAGGTGCTGCCGACCGGGATGAGAATCTGTTGTCCCCCTTGCGTCACAGGGGTCGGGGGGTCCTTCGTCGCATCGAGCTTCGGCGCGATGTCCAGCCCCGTCTCGTACGGCGGCACGTGCATGAGGTAGATTGCATGCGCGGGGTCCTCGACCTTGTTGAGCAGCGGACTCAGGCGCCGTGCGAGCTCGTCCTCCTCGAGCTCCCGGGGCGTCTTCCACGGGGACGGGTTCGTCCATCCAAATCCAAGCAGTTCGTGGTCCTCGTCGAACCGGACGACCTGCTCGTCCACGTAGTGCACGTGAGGTTTCGACACCGCCTTGGCGAGGGCCTCGGCCTTGTCGTCGTTCCCGCCAATCCAGTACATGGGGATGTCCAGGGGCGCAAGATGCTTCTCCGCCATGTCCGTCCAGCGTTGAATCTCGTCGATCATGAGCTGGGTGAAGAGGTCCTCCACCTTCTTCGGACTCGCGCGGAAGGCGTCGTACTCCTCCTGCGTGAGGCGTATCGGATACGGCCCCGAGTTCGCGATGTCCCGTTCAATGGCCCCAAGATCCTTCTCCGTGAGGTTCTCCCGGAGCTGTCCCGAAAGGCGCGTCGAATACGTGCCGTCCTTCTGCTGCACGATGGGCGTGATCGTCTTGGCGGTGAGATCGCCCCCCATCATGAGCGCGTCCACATCGTAGAACTTCGCGGCCCCGAGGAACTTGCGGTACGTGATCTCAGAGCCATGGATGTCGACGGCGAGGAAGATGCGTTTGAACTTGCGCTTCGACGATTCGAACGGCATCGAAACAGCGCGGAGAGGCGACCGAAGGGTTTAGTCTTTTGGGAGAGGCGATGCCGGTGGCGCCTGGGGGCCCGCGGTCAACGTCTCGCTCTCGTCCGTGACGATCGCCGAGTCGGACGTTGGGTGGCAGACCGTCTTTGGCGGGATCCATGCGTCCCGCCCGGAGGGGCGATGACCATCCGAGGATCGGTTTGGAGGTCGTTGCGCGGGTTCGGGCGCTTGGCGAGAGGGACTTCCTCGAACGGGATTTCAAAGACCCGGTGCTCCTCGCTCTCCCCCAGGATCGTGATCTGTCCCCACGGGTCGGCCAGACACGACTGCCCCGGGAACACCGCGCCGCGTTCCGGTCCGGTGCGGTTCGTCACCGCGACGAAAATCCCGTACGCGTAGGCGGTCGCCATCGCGAGGAAGGCGTGCGGGTGCAGCCCGTGGCTCGGGCCGTGGGCGTCGACCGCCCAGGCTGTCGGCGCAAGGATGAGCTCGGCGCCCTGTCGCGACAGGTACGCGGAGAGCTCGGGGAACTGGATGTCGTAGCAGACTTCGATTCCGATCCGCCGGCCCTGGAACTCGACCATGCAAGGCCGGCCGCCCTCGCGGAACAGGAGCTTCTCGCGGTTCCACAGGTGGATCTTCCGGTAGATGGACGTACCTTGGGGACCGACCGCGTACGCCGAGTTGTATCTCGCTCCAGCGGCCTGCTCGGCGAATCCCCCGACGATCAGCTTGCCGGTCGCCGCACTGATGCGCTCGAGCTCGCCCAGCGCGGAGGGCGCGTCCACGTACGGACGGATCTCCTCCGGCTTCTCGTACATGTAGCCGCAGCTCGAAAGTTCTGGGAAGACGACGATGTCCGCGGGGCTCCGCCGGGACCACTCGCGAATCCGCTCCCAGTTCTCCTCGCGTCCCGGGAACTTCGGCGCGAACTGCACGAGTTCGATTCGCATCCATGCAGAGAAGGGAACCGCACGGAATGAACTTTCGTCCAGCGACGGGCGGTGCGCCCCTCGTCGACCCCTCGACGAAATGAGTCGGCCGGTATTAGGCCACCCGAAATCGAGATATACCGACCGGCGCGGTGTCCGCGGCGTGGGCGGGGGAGGTCGCGCCGCATCTTGGACAAGAGAGCGCGCGCCCCGCGCTGTAGAGGACGGTACCAGAGGCCAGGGACACGAGTCCCAGGTCCCGGGGAACGGCTCGTAATTGGGGGAATCCAATGGCAGCTGAAGCGCCGACCGCAGAGAAGACCGTCTTCGCGCGGAAGACGAGTGGGCTCGTCAAGGAACTCGGAGCGTTCGAATCATTCTCCATCAACCTGATCTCGCTGGGTCCGGGGCCGGCCTACGCGCTGTTCCTGACCCTGCTCGTGTTCACGCCCGGCGTGAACCTGATGTGGGCCACCATCCTCGGAGCCCTCGTCGGGGTGCCCGTTGTGGTCACCTACGCGATCATGGCCATCGAGATGCCCCGCTCTGGCGGTGAATACGTGTACCCGTCCCGGCTCCTGCACCCCTACCTGGGCATCGTCTCGGGGCTCTCCCGCATGGTCAATGTCATCGTGTACGCCGCCATCCTCCCGTTCTGGTTCTCCAGCCTAATCGTCGGCCCCGGTTTGGGCTCGTGGGGCGCGCTCACGAACAACGCAGGCCTGCAGAGCCTCGGGGCCGCGCTCACGCCCGGGAGCGGGAGCACGAGCAACCTGTACATCGTGATCATCGGGGAGATTGTGACTTTCGTGTTGATGGCACTCTACGTGGTCATGAAGCCGCGACTCGCCTTCAATCTCTTCTCCGCGCTTCTGATCCTCGAGCTGGTCGGCCTCCTGATCTCGCTCGCGTTGCTCGCGGCCATGGGTCACGGCGGATTCGTGAACGCGGTGAACAACTTCATGGCGGGCCAGGGGTACAAGGGCAACTACTACGGCGACACGGCCAGCTTCGGCGCGACCAGCGCGATGCCGTACGCCTCGAGCCTCTCGGAGACCCTGATCTTCGTGCCGCTCGTGTTCGCCTTCTACTACATGTTCACGACCGCACCCAACTACATCGCGGGAGAGTTCCAACGCTCCTCGAGGAGCATCCGCCTCGGGATGACCGCATCGTACGCCCTCTCGGTGATCTTCGCCGTGGCGATCGTCGCGGTCTTCGAGAACGTCGTGGGCATGGACTTCCTGAACGGGGCCGTCTGGACCTCGACGGCCTTCCTCGGCGGTGGCCCCACGCCCCTCCCCTTCGCGGCCGGGCTCACGTCGCTCCCGATGTTCGCCGCGGGCGGCAACAGCGTTCTCTTGGCGCTCATGTTTCTCGGCGCCACCTCGTGGTACCTCCTCTGGATCATCCTGGGCTTCTACATCTTCTCGAGGTACGCCCTGAGCTTCTCCCTGGATCGGCTGTTCCCGAAGGCTCTCAGCGCGGTGAGCCGCAGGACCCACTCGCCCTACGCGGGCATCATCATCCTGTCGGTCATCGGCGCGATCCTGCTTCCCTTGGTCGCGTACTACTACCAGCAGACCTACTTCCCGCTCGTCTACCTGCTCTTCTTCCTCCCGATGATTACGGTGAGCCTGACCTCGGTCTCACTCGTCCGCCTCGGGATGCAGAAGAAGCGGGCCAGCTACGTTGTTGCGGGCGCCGTCTCGTTTGTGGCTACCGCGGTGTCCGCATACCTCGTGTCCACGCTGCCCGATCTCGGAAACGCGGCGGGCTTCACCCTCGGGAACCAGACCACGAGCTACGTGACCATCGGGCTGATCGTCGTGGGCAGTGCTGTCTGGTACGTGCTCGCGCGGGCCTACAACCTCCGGAAGCACGGCGTCGACGTGGCCCTGGCGTTCAAGCAGCTGCCGCCGGACTAGGCGTGGACGGAAGAAGACCGTGACCGAGCCGCTCGACGCCGCAGGCTCTCCGCGCTTCGCGCAGGTGGCCACGTACGGGCGGCTCCCCCTGACCCGCGACCTGTCCCACGCGAAGAGCGTGTTCCTGGGCATCCCGTGGGACGACGCGACGAGCTACCGTAGCGGCGCGCGGGAGGGGCCCTCCGCAATCCGCACGGCGTCGCGGCTCGTGCGGCCGTACAACATGTTCGCGGAGGTGTACCCGTTCCGCGTCTTGGACACCGTGGACTGGGGCGACGTGGATCCGGTGCCCGGCTACACGGAGGACACGTTCGAGCGCATCCAGGCCGCGCTCACGCCCATGTTCGCCCGCGGCCTGGTCCCGTTCATCGCGGGCGGGGACCACTCAATCACGTTGCCGATCCTGCGCTCGCACAAGGCGGGGGCCAAGGAGGCCGCGAGCCTCATCCACTTCGACGCCCACTTCGACACCTGGGAATCGTACTGGGGGACCAAGCGGTACACGCACGGCACGTGGGTCAAGCGCGCGTACGAGGAGGGCCTCATCTCCAAGGGCCACGTGTTCCAGATCGGCATCCGTAGCTCTCTGTACAACCACGAGGACGTCCCGAACAACGCCGCGGTGGTGGACCGCACCTTCACGGTCGAGGATGTGGATTCCCAGGGCTACGGCCCCATCATGGACCACCTGGTCCGCGAGATTGGCTCCGCGCCGACGTACGTCTCCGTGGACATCGACGTCCTCGATCCCGCCTTCGCGCCTGGGACCGGGACTCCGGAATCCGGAGGGCTCACGTCCCGCGAGCTCATCCACTTCGTCCGGAGCCTCAAACGGCTCAACGTGATCGGCTTCGATGTCGTCGAGGTCGCGCCGCAGTACGACCACACGGGCCAGGTCACCGCGCTCGCGGCCTCCAACCTCCTGTACGAGGCCATGTGCGCGGTCGCGGTGCACCGCAAGCCGGGGACGCGTTAGCGGACCTCGTCGACCTCTTCGTACCAAGGGATCGATGTGCCCTTGGCCTGCCGTTTCTCCCACCGCCGCGTCTTGGGCATGGAAGCCAGGAAGGCCCGGTACTGGGCCAGACGTTCCTCGGCGCGCATCGCAGCGGTCGCCAGGTCCCCGTCCGCATTGAACCGAAGCTGCGGCAGCATCTCCTTGGCGAGCCGGAGGTTCTGGTCCACATCGTACCAGAGACCCCAGTCGTCCCCCAGGAGTTCGGTCAGGTACGTGCGATCGAGTTTCTCCAGGGGAAACGCGCACGAGAACGCGGCCAGGTCGATCCAATCCCGGGATGTCGCCTTGTGGATCTGGGCCTTCGAGAGGAACAGGTCCTCGGGGGTCAGGGTAGTGCCCGACGGGAGCCGACCCTTGATCGGGATCTCGTGGCTGAAACGGAGCGTGTCGTAGAACACGTCGATGTCGAACTTCGGGTGGTAGTAGATGTTGCGGTACATGCCGAAGAGGCTGTTCGTCTCCGTGTCCTCCCGGAAGCCGAGCTCGCGGACGAAGAGCTTGTAGATGTCCGAGGACTTTTTCTCTAGGCTCGCGAGGTCGAGGTCCTTGAACCGCGGTTCCCCGTCCGGCCCGCCGCTCCGGCGGAGGTACAGGACGCGTGCGAGCGGGTCCCCCCGGATGTGGTAGTACAGGCCGACGCTCCCGCACATCCGCAGCGGGATGCCGCGTTGCGCGGCTTGCGCGACGAGCCGTTCCGCCTCCGCGAGGAACTGTGCCTCGGGTAAGCGGACGTCGGCCATGCGTTCACCCCGTGACGAAGAGGTGGCCCGCGATCTCGGATCCCCGCAGGTCGAGCAGGAGCCCTTGCAGGCTCCCGCTGAAGTAGGCGCTCCCGGGGTTGTACACGGGCGTGCCCGCGACGTCGTCGAGTCCCTTCGCCTCGTGGATGTGGCCGTGCAGGCCCACCAGGGGGTGCAGGGACTCGATCAGGTTGCGAACGGACGTGGACCCCACGTGACCTAGGATCATCTCGCCGCGCACGGTCTTCGGTTTGAAGTTCTCGTCGAGTTCGGGCGCGAGGTCGAGGCTCGTGTCCATCGGCGGAGCATGAATGTCCAGGATGGTCTGGCGCGGGTTGTCAATCTGCGGTGCCGTCTTGTCGAGGAACTTCTGGAGGTCGGGTTCCTCGAGGTCGCGCGGGCAGTGCCACGGCGTCATGTTCGCGTACCCGCATCCGTAGATCTCGTACGGGCCCGCGCGGACGACTTGGCCCTCCGGGATCAGGAGGTTCTCTGGGCCCTCCGCCTTCAGGAGCCTGAGGACGTCGTCCGTGTCGTCGTTCCCCACGTTCATCACGAGCGGAATGCCGGTCGGGGTGAGGCGCTCCTTCACGAGCTTGAGCCACGCCCGCACGCGGTCGTGGGCCAGGTCCATGAAGAGTTCGTTGATCGCGTCGGGACGCTCGTTGAGACGCCGCCACTCCTCGGGCGTCATGACCGCGGAATACCGTCCCTGGTTCGCAATCTCCCGCTCGACCTTAGGGAGCTCGTCGTCCGTGATATGGACCGCGGTCCGGTCTTGCGGGAACCAGCGGTATCCACCCGCCTCGTCCGGGAAGATGGGGACGAGCATCTTCCCCATGATGTCCCCGCCGTAGACTAGGAGGTCGGGATGGTAGACCGCGGTCGAGTTCAGGAACTTGCGGAAGCAGACCTCGGACCCATGGAGATCGCTGACGAACAGGATCCGGAAGCGACCCACGTTACGACGAGCACGCGCCGTGAATATAGCTTTGCGCCCCGGTTTTCGGCCCGCCGAAAAGCGGCGCTCCGGGACCGATGCGTGGGCGTCTCTCCCGACTGGACGGCGTCGCATCTTTTTACCGCTGTCCGCGGATATCCCCGCAGTGCTAGGACGCAGCTGGAAACACGCGTCCCCCGAGGCGTTGCGGGGCGTGCGCGCGATTCTGATCCGGCGCGGGGCCGTGGAAGACAGAGAGATTTCGAACCCCCACGAGCTCTGGAGGGTTCGCATCGAGCGAGTCGTTTTCACGGCGTACACGAGCGGCACGCTGTATTGCAGCGGGGGCAACCTCCCGGAGCTGTCGTTCCTCTACGCGTCGATCTCTCGGATTTTGGAGGCCCGGTGAACTGTCTCTATCCCGGCGCGGGGACCGCTCGTGGCGGGCGCACTTCGAGGCTCAGGACGAGCCCAACCGCACTCAGCGCAAGGCCGACGTAAAAGGCGGAGAGGTACGCTCCGGTGGTCTCGCGGATCCATCCCCCCGCAAACAGCGCGACGAGGTTCCCCACCCCGAATGCGGTAAACAGCAGGCCGTAGTTCGCGCCCGCATGGCGCTCGCCAAAGTACAGGGTGGACAGGGCTGGCATCACGGCGAGGAATCCGCCGAAGACGATGCCCGTGAGGGCTACGCCAAGGAACACCGGCTCGAGTCCGCTGGACACGGACAGGAGCGCCATGGCTCCCAGGAGCACCGTGTACATCACGAGGAGGGTCTCCCGGGGCGACCACTGGTCCGCGAGCCGGCCGAACACAGGGCGTCCGGCGCTGTTGAAGAGGGCGAGGACGATCACGGCGAGCGTCGCCACCGCGTCCGTCGCGAAGCCGACCTCCTTCGCGATAGTGAACGCGTTTCCGATGACCATGAAGCCCTCCGCCGTGCCGAGGACATAGAGCGTCCACGCGGTCCAGAAGACGCGGGACCGGAGCACGGTGCGCGGACCGACCTCGGTCAAGGGGCGCCACGCGCGGCGCTGCTTCGTGACGACCGCCGCGGGCGGCTCCCACCCCGCGGGTGGAAACTGCAGGAGCAGGGCGAGCGGCACGAGGACCGCCAGGAAGAGGATGCCGAGGAGCAGGAACGTCGTGGGCACGCCGTAGATACCGATGAGGTATCCCGCGAGCGGCGCGGTGACCACAGGTGAGAGGCCGACGCCCATGACGACGATTCCGGAAGCGACTCCCTTCCGCACGGGGAACCAACGCACCGCGGTCGTGATCGTGGGGTTGTAGCCGAAGCCCGTGCCCAGGCCCACGAGGCCGCCGTAGAGCAGGGTGAGCGTGGGCATCGGCCAGGGTGAGCGGTCGAAGAGCGAGCAGAGCATGTAGCCCGAGGCAAAGACGAGGACGCCCGCCAGGGCGACCTTCCGCGGTCCCAGACGATCGACCGCGCGTCCGGCGAAGACCATGCCCACGGAGAACATGGCCATCGCCGCGGCGAAGGGCAGGAGCGCGGTAAACGCGTCCGCCCCCCGGGTCGCGAACTCTGCGACGAGGGCGGCGCGGAAGACGCTCCACGAGTATGCGGTTCCTAGGAGGAGGTTCATCCCAAGGCCGACGACCAGATAGGATCCGCGGGGCAGTCTCACCGTCATGGACCCGCGTCATCTCGGGGACCGCGTCAAAAGCCTACCGAACGTATTGTACGCCGCACACCGCGCGGCCGTCAGGAGTGCTGGAGGGCCCGGTGGATCACGAGTCCTGCGAGGCGCCAGAAGACTTCCTCGACGTTCTCTCCGGACTTCGCGGACGTCCGCACGATGTCGCAATCGAAGGCGTGCGCGAACTTGCGGAGGTTGGACTCGGGCATGTGGGTCTCCGCGGGGAGGTCGATCTTGTTGACCGCGAGGACGATGGGGAGGGCGCCCGCAATCCGGTCGATCTGGTCGACCCAGACATACAGGTCATCGAGGGTCTCCGACCGTGTCATGTCCGCGACCGCGAGAATCCCCTGGGCTCCCTGGAAGTACTGCTCCTGGAGGAGCTCGCGGAAGCCCATCTGGCCCATGATGTCCCACACCATGAGGTTGACCATGACGGGCTCCTCGTCCTTCAGGGGGACGCTCACCTGCTTCTTGGAGACCTTGGTCCCCACGGTGGCGATGTAGCGGTCGTCGAACTCGTTGAGGACGTACCGGCGGATTAGGCTCGTCTTCCCCACGGAGCTCGCGCCCGCGAGGCAGAGCTTCGCCTTCATGATGTCGCCGTCGCCCATGGTCCTTGTCCGCAGGGAGGGGTGGGGCGGCGGGT from Thermoplasmata archaeon includes the following:
- a CDS encoding Rab family GTPase produces the protein MGDGDIMKAKLCLAGASSVGKTSLIRRYVLNEFDDRYIATVGTKVSKKQVSVPLKDEEPVMVNLMVWDIMGQMGFRELLQEQYFQGAQGILAVADMTRSETLDDLYVWVDQIDRIAGALPIVLAVNKIDLPAETHMPESNLRKFAHAFDCDIVRTSAKSGENVEEVFWRLAGLVIHRALQHS
- the speB gene encoding agmatinase, with product MTEPLDAAGSPRFAQVATYGRLPLTRDLSHAKSVFLGIPWDDATSYRSGAREGPSAIRTASRLVRPYNMFAEVYPFRVLDTVDWGDVDPVPGYTEDTFERIQAALTPMFARGLVPFIAGGDHSITLPILRSHKAGAKEAASLIHFDAHFDTWESYWGTKRYTHGTWVKRAYEEGLISKGHVFQIGIRSSLYNHEDVPNNAAVVDRTFTVEDVDSQGYGPIMDHLVREIGSAPTYVSVDIDVLDPAFAPGTGTPESGGLTSRELIHFVRSLKRLNVIGFDVVEVAPQYDHTGQVTALAASNLLYEAMCAVAVHRKPGTR
- a CDS encoding OFA family MFS transporter, whose product is MTVRLPRGSYLVVGLGMNLLLGTAYSWSVFRAALVAEFATRGADAFTALLPFAAAMAMFSVGMVFAGRAVDRLGPRKVALAGVLVFASGYMLCSLFDRSPWPMPTLTLLYGGLVGLGTGFGYNPTITTAVRWFPVRKGVASGIVVMGVGLSPVVTAPLAGYLIGIYGVPTTFLLLGILFLAVLVPLALLLQFPPAGWEPPAAVVTKQRRAWRPLTEVGPRTVLRSRVFWTAWTLYVLGTAEGFMVIGNAFTIAKEVGFATDAVATLAVIVLALFNSAGRPVFGRLADQWSPRETLLVMYTVLLGAMALLSVSSGLEPVFLGVALTGIVFGGFLAVMPALSTLYFGERHAGANYGLLFTAFGVGNLVALFAGGWIRETTGAYLSAFYVGLALSAVGLVLSLEVRPPRAVPAPG